TCTCCTGACGTGCGGGCAATGAAACACCTGAACCATTCCGCTGACTACTTTCTCAATCATGCCCGTGAAATGAAAAACTGGGGTTTAGGGGAGTTACTGGACCGGGGTAAAGACAAGGCCAAAGGGCTGACGGCCCGAGAGGCCGCCATGATGATCTGGACCATGAAGGTGGCTCAGGATAGTAGCTGGGATCATAAGCCGGTGATTAGTCGGTGCTTTCATCCGCGTGATCCGCAGTCACAGCAGTATCATGCATGGCATAACCGCCGCTACTACTACGATATCTGGTCTAACATTCACTATGGCTTTATCGGTACGGCATCCGGTTTTACCAAATCCCAGTTGTTGGATGGAGCAGGCCTGGAGCAGATTGGAAGTGACTTATTTAGGCTGAACATGCCAGGTCGGAAAGGCCCTGATACAGGGAGGTTAAGAGACTTCGATGATCCCAGAGACCGCACCTCAATTCAGTTAGGTATCGATCTTTATCGAAAGAGCCCGGGCGGCCCATCGGCTGCTACGATAGTCACCAGCCTCATCAATAGCTCAGTGAAGTACCGGACATGAAACATTGGTTAGGCGTGCTAGCTACTCTGCTGATCGCACTCTGGTGGTACTACTTGCCATCAGGGCCAGTATGCTTTGTAGAGATCGAGTTTATTGCTCCAGATGGAACAGCACCGTTGTCCACGGCAGAAATTCTGTCAGGGGTTGATAAAGTAACACTTGCGAATATTCAGCCTGGAGAAAGCCAAACCGCTCGTATCTATCCTGGAGATGCTTCAGAAAACGAGATTGTGCTGTTTGTGAATCGCTATCCTACTTCCACTGAAAATAATAACTGGAGTGGCCAACGCTACTACCCTCCAGGCACTGCTTTCCGTACCCATATCCAGATTGATCAGGAGGGTAAGGTGATTTCTGAGAAGTCCTGTCAGTTACCGTGCTCCTTTGACTGATTCTGCTGGTTTGTGTTTGTCTTAGATGAGTAAGGCCCCACTGGGGCCTTACTGCATTAGGGTGAAGTTAAACGGGCAGGTTGGTTTAGTCTGTCAGTGTATCCGTGCTCCACACGTGTTGCAGATCCTGTATGTGCTCGTAGCCATCGGCGACTAGCCGTTGCTGCAGACGATCTGCATCTACTCCCTGGATCTCATCGGGAGAGAAGCGAACCACGACCCAACCGGGTTTATCCGGGTTGAGATGAGTGGCTAGTTTCTGCAATGCATCCAGGATAGATGCCTTTGCAGTGCCCGCTGGATCCGTGCCTTCGCCATAGGCAGGATGAGGGTCATAGAAGATGTCTCCCATGTTCTGTACTGCCTGGGTAGCCAGTTGCTCAATCAATTGGCTCAGAGAGTTCTCTGCGTCAGTGTTCATGAGTGCATGTCCTTATGCTGCGACAGGTGTTGGCTTGGTAGTGACGGTATAGGTTGCCCGTGGACTTTCAATCAGAGAAAGCTGGGTCAGAGGTGCGATACGGTCTGTATAGCGTACTGCTTCCGTTTCCGTACTGACCTCATCGGCTGCATTGACCTCACCGACTGGCGATGTGGCTGGTTCAGTGATGACGTGACCCACCTTCTGATCCTGATCTGCCCCGTCTTGTAGCAGTTTCCGCATGGCCTCTGCCTGAGTTCTACGCCGTAGTTTGGCGCTCCAATCGCCGAGGTAGTGGGCGAGGGTGTACATACGCCGACTGAATGCCATCGACAACGTGTTGCCGATGATAACCTCTGCTGGAATATGCAGGAGGGTCAGCTGGATGTAGCACATCCATGCAGCAATCGGGTCAATGTCGATTCCCTGTGCCCACATCTGTTGCTGGGGTGCATGCCCTCCGTTCCGCAGTTCTTCTGCGACAGCGATGATCATGCCCCCTGCACCGCAGGCAGGATCACTGACAGTGACAAAGCCATACAGATTATTGGCGAACGCATCATTATTACCGATGTTAAGCCGGGCAAGCATTCTCGACATCGAAAACGGGGTGAAAAACTGTCCCAGGTGACCTGATGAGATGTCCAGGCTCATGTAGAGTTCTCCCAGCACGTCACGGGGATGGCTCTCCAGTTCCATGGTGAGTACAGCGAACAGTTGGGTGAAGCGCATCACATCGTCTTTCTCATACTGCTTTACGATGTCGAGGTATTGCTGCTCCAGCGCCTGATCAAACGCCGCAGCGTTGTGTAGTGCGATACCTGACACCGTTACGAAGTCAGAAAACACTTTATAGCGGTGATGGTAGCGCGCAGTCTGGTTGAAGAGGGAGATGAACTCACGGGTACTCGCCGACTGGACTGTCGCCGTCACTTTTTCGGATGGGGTCATGATTGAGTCTCTGTGGTGAGGAAAAAGAAAAAGGCCCCGAAGGGCCTGAGTGAGAAGAGGATTCCAGTGAAGTTGAGAGAGGTCAGTCGATGGCTCTTAGAATGCTGCTTGCTTCGGCATGCGCACAGGCAAAGTCTCTGAGTCTGTAGAAACTCTCACCAACGTCGTCGTTATTTGTTTTCCATGCCAACATGTTGAGCGTAAACAGCGAGGCGACGATGCCGGCGGCATCAAAGCTCATGCTTCCAGTAAAGTGATTACTAGGGACTTCAAGCGTCAGTTGACCCTCTCCTATCGGGGCCATGTAGACCCCTCGATTCGACAGCGCGAAGAACTGCCATTGTCCACCGTGGTAGGCGTCGGCGTAGCTATCAAGCTGACGAAAGGTGTTCATCTCAAAGAGGATGGCATGGGCAGGCTTGCCTCCCAGATACTGAGAGAGCGTACTGCCAACATCGTCTGGCTGAATAAGGGTGCGGGTGATGCGGTTTTCTGAGGTCAGTGTCGACATGGTGATCTCCATAAAATAAGCACGGAGATACCGCCCGCTGGGGAGGTATCCCCATGCGGGCTGGTTGAGAAGCGTGCCTGGTGTCAGGCTATAAGCGTGAGTTAAACGCCGGGCTCAGTACGAGCTGGGCGTGAGTGTGACAGGTGTATATGTTTCACCGAGCCGAAGACCTGATGCCAGGGCGTGCGGTGTTCGATATACATATCCTGGTGAGTGTCATAGCTACCCGCCCGAAAGGCGTTGATAGTCTCATGCACTTCATCCCGAGTAGGACCTCCTTCCCATCGCACAATGATCTCGGTGAAACCATTCATCCGAACAGAGAACGTATGGCCAGGAAAACGGTGTTTCAGTGAAGCACGGATATTCCGTGACGCGAGCTTGGTGCTGTAGACATCGCCTGCGCCTGTTCGTTGCAGGTGCCGGTATTCAGCCGCCTGGCTGAGCCGTTTAACTTCGTCACTGAACCGCTTGTTAGCGGCCAGGATGTCCGTTGCGTTCATGGTTGATCTCCGAAAAGGGTTGCACGGAGACACCACCCACCGGGGACAGTATCCCCGAGTGGGTGAGGTGAAGTGGCCTGATAGTTCAGGCGGGCTATACGTCGAGCATCGATGACTGACTCTCAGGCCACGTTAATCATGACACCGGGTTGAGCCAGGGTGATGCAGGTTGAGTACATGATGGGGCTCCAAGAGCGGGAGACACATCGCCCCAGCGGAAGTGTGTCCCGCATGGGTAGAAGAGTGAATGGGCGATCTGTAGCGAGCGCTACTGTCACCGAAATGAAGAACAGCAAGGCCTCCTGATATGAGATGTCATCATCGTCAGACAGGTGACCACCCAGCGGGGCTAGCCGCTTTGGGGTGAGAAACTATGGCATCAGCATGTAGCGCATTGCGGTCAGAACGATGCCTATCCCTACAACCATCAGGCCGCCAAGGCGAACTGTTAGCTGCAGGCCCAATTTGTCGATCTTGTGTTCCAGTTTTTGCTCAATGCTGTCAACACGGTGGTTGAGGCGTTGCTCTAGTAACTGGAGATCGCTTTTGGTAGCCAAGCTATCGGACATCGCATTCTCCAAGGCATCAACAACAGCCTGAGCTTTATCTTCAGGAATGTTGGCAGATACCAGCGCTGCATACAGAGCGATATTTAATTGTAAGTGCATAAAAGGTCTCCAGTTGAAAACGGGAGACCACCCGTGGGGATGTCTCCCGCAGGGGTGTGAAAAATATAGTGAAGTCGGTGCCAGTCTCAGTAACTGAGTGCGTGTCTTCGCCAGGAGCTGAGGCACATCGCGCATGGTTTGCCGAGCTGATCAGCGATCAGTGCCACCTGATCGGCAGTGGCTGGGGTTCAGTCAACAGACTGATACACAGGAGTAATGATCAGGGAGGGGAGGGATGGGCGTCAAGCCTTACGAATATCAGTTACTTTGAAGTACCGTATTGTGTGAGTCATCAAAATTGAAGTGATCTACCTGATCACTCAAAGCGCATTACTGAACCGCCCCGGCTTTCGCGGAGGCTCCAACTTTTGAGAAGATGGAGCCATGAAAAAGAACAGCAAGTTTTCCCCTGAAGTCCGTGAGCGTGCGGTACGGATGATGTTTGAGCAGCGCGGTGAGCATGAGTCTCAGTGGGCTGCGATCGTATCGATCGCCAGCAAGATAGGCTGTAACCCACAGACGTTGTGTAACTGGGTGCGCCAGTATGAGCGTGATACGGGTCAGCGTGATTGACCACTCGCGAGCAGGAGCGGATCAGGTCGTTGGAGCGCGAGGTGCGGGAGCTGCGCAAAACCAACGAGATCCTGCGTCTGGCCAGCGCGTTTTTTGCCCAGGCGGAGCTCGACCGCCGCTTCAAGTCATAAGATCGTTCATCGACCAACAGCGGGCGCGGTTCGGGGTCGAGCCGCTCTGCAAGGTTCTGCAGATTGCCCCGTCCGCTTACCGGCGCCATGTTGCACGACAACGTCAGCCGGACCTGCGCAGCCGCCGAGACAAGCGCGATGAGGCGCTCAGCCACGACATTCGGCGGGTCTGGGAAGAGAACCTGCAGGTCTACGGTGCTGACAAGGTGTGGCGTGCGCTCAAGCGCCAGGGCGTTGCCGTGGCCCGCTGTACGGTGGAGCGATTGATGAAGCGTTTAGGACTGCATGGCGTACGCCGGGGCAAGGCGGTGCGAACCCCCCATGGAGATGAAAGCAGGCCCTGCCCGCTGGATCGGGTTAATCGGCAGTTCGTAGCCCAGCGCCCCAACCAGCTATGGGTCTCGGATTTCACCTATGTTTCGACCTGGCAAGGGTTCGTGTATGTGGCCTTCGTGGTGGATGTATTCTCGCGTTTCATTGTCGGCTGGCGCGTGAGCCGCAGCATGAGCACCGACTTCGTGCTGGATGCGCTGGAGCAGGCGCTATACGCCCGACGGCCAGAGCGGAACGCGCTGATCCACCACAGCGACCGGGGCTCGCAGTATGTGTCGCTGCGTTACAGCGAGCGGCTGGCTGAGATGGGGGTCGCGCCATCGGTGGGCAGCAAGGGCGACAGCTACGACAACGCGCTGGCAGAGACGATCAACGGTCTGTACAAGGCCGAAGTGATCCACCGGCGCCGCTGGCGCAGCCTGGAAGAGGTGGAACTGGCGACCCTCAATTGGGTGTCGTGGTTCAATCACCAGCGGCTGCTTGAGCCACTTGGCTATATTCCACCGGCAGAAGCTGAGGCAAACTACTACCGCAACCTCGGGAGTCAGGCCATTGCGGCTTGACTCAAACCAACCAGCCTCCGCAAAACTCGGGGTGGTTCACATTGAGTCCTAAATCGATTGGAATGGGATGTCCTTACTATCTATGTAACTCAGTAACGCTCATGGTAAACACCAAATCAGAGTCAGCTTGATTCGAATAGGAGTGAGGAACATCCGTTTTAGCTATAGCAGATTGACCTTCAAGCAGTTCTACTGTTTGACCATCAATATTCAAAGTGAGTATTCCAGACTCAACATGGAATAGTTCAAATGTACCGGGTGGATGACCGGGGGATTCAAAATGTTCGGATGGTTTCATTACCCAACGCCAAAGTTCTATCATGTTGGGGCCAGTCGTTCCTACCAATAACTTAGCACTACCACCATGTTCTCCATCCCACAGAGTTGGAATATCTTCTTTAGAAATGACATTGATGGTTGGGTTACTAGCCACATTGACAATATCGGCTACTGAAATACCAAGCGCAGCGGATAATTTACACAGAATAGCAATACTTGGATTAGCAGAGCCTTTTTCGATTTCAACTAGCATCCCTTTACTGATCCCTGCTTTTTTCGCCAATACATCGAGTGAAAGCTTGAGATGTTTGCGGTGCTCTTTGATTCTGGCAGCAACGGCTTGGTTGACAGTCTGGGCATTAGAACCACTATCGGTCATTATATTGACTTTTTCGGTCATAAATGTATCTTGTAGCAAATGAGTCATGAGAGGAATTATCTAATGGTTACACTACTACCGTCAATTGACAGTCGCATTTCTAATATTGCGCCTGAATTTAAAGCATTAAGTATCACAGTTAAAGGAACTGAAGTTCAAGACGTTACGTATGCAAAGGACGTTTTAAAGGAAGCTTGTGCATCTATCTTGGAAAGCGATTTTTGTTGGGCTGAGTCTCACATCAATGCGTGGGGAGACGTTTTTCGTCAATTTGGTTCGAAACCTAATCGAACGCCTTGCTCTGCCGCAGCGCTTAGAAAACGAGTATTAAAAGATGGAACAATGTCAAGTATTGACCCTATTGTAGACATTTATAATGCCATCAGTAT
This Pokkaliibacter sp. MBI-7 DNA region includes the following protein-coding sequences:
- a CDS encoding polymorphic toxin type 44 domain-containing protein, coding for MSNPSVCPTPTGSAVTSNPAGQPYLDELTPIAEYMAREISTNLRSPDVRAMKHLNHSADYFLNHAREMKNWGLGELLDRGKDKAKGLTAREAAMMIWTMKVAQDSSWDHKPVISRCFHPRDPQSQQYHAWHNRRYYYDIWSNIHYGFIGTASGFTKSQLLDGAGLEQIGSDLFRLNMPGRKGPDTGRLRDFDDPRDRTSIQLGIDLYRKSPGGPSAATIVTSLINSSVKYRT
- a CDS encoding N-6 DNA methylase; translation: MTPSEKVTATVQSASTREFISLFNQTARYHHRYKVFSDFVTVSGIALHNAAAFDQALEQQYLDIVKQYEKDDVMRFTQLFAVLTMELESHPRDVLGELYMSLDISSGHLGQFFTPFSMSRMLARLNIGNNDAFANNLYGFVTVSDPACGAGGMIIAVAEELRNGGHAPQQQMWAQGIDIDPIAAWMCYIQLTLLHIPAEVIIGNTLSMAFSRRMYTLAHYLGDWSAKLRRRTQAEAMRKLLQDGADQDQKVGHVITEPATSPVGEVNAADEVSTETEAVRYTDRIAPLTQLSLIESPRATYTVTTKPTPVAA
- a CDS encoding antirestriction protein, yielding MSTLTSENRITRTLIQPDDVGSTLSQYLGGKPAHAILFEMNTFRQLDSYADAYHGGQWQFFALSNRGVYMAPIGEGQLTLEVPSNHFTGSMSFDAAGIVASLFTLNMLAWKTNNDDVGESFYRLRDFACAHAEASSILRAID
- a CDS encoding LPD29 domain-containing protein, producing the protein MNATDILAANKRFSDEVKRLSQAAEYRHLQRTGAGDVYSTKLASRNIRASLKHRFPGHTFSVRMNGFTEIIVRWEGGPTRDEVHETINAFRAGSYDTHQDMYIEHRTPWHQVFGSVKHIHLSHSRPARTEPGV
- a CDS encoding helix-turn-helix transcriptional regulator, yielding MTEKVNIMTDSGSNAQTVNQAVAARIKEHRKHLKLSLDVLAKKAGISKGMLVEIEKGSANPSIAILCKLSAALGISVADIVNVASNPTINVISKEDIPTLWDGEHGGSAKLLVGTTGPNMIELWRWVMKPSEHFESPGHPPGTFELFHVESGILTLNIDGQTVELLEGQSAIAKTDVPHSYSNQADSDLVFTMSVTELHR